From the genome of Papaver somniferum cultivar HN1 chromosome 2, ASM357369v1, whole genome shotgun sequence, one region includes:
- the LOC113350029 gene encoding tryptophan synthase alpha chain isoform X1: MAIAALKTSCFLRQSKGTEENLFVRFQIQKKSVFVIKSSSAPVMASLSVSSPATIGLSETFTKLKKQGKVAFIPYITAGDPDLSTTAEALKVLDSCGSDIIELGVPYSDPLADGPVIQAAATRSLARGTNFDAILSMLEGVVPQLSCPIALFTYYNPILKRGVGKFMTTIKDVGVHGLVVPDVPLEETEILRKEALNNNIELVLLTTPTTPTERMKSIVDASEGFVYLVSSIGVTGARSSVSLRVESLLQDIKKASGKPVAVGFGISKPEHVKLVAGWGADGVIVGSAMVKILGEAKSPEEGLKKLESFTKSLKAALP; the protein is encoded by the exons ATGGCAATTGCAGCACTAAAAACGAGTTGTTTTCTTAGACAATCAAAGGGAACTGAAGAGAATTTATTTGTTCGTTTTCAGATTCAGAAGAAATCAGTTTTTGTAATTAAATCTTCTTCTGCTCCAGTAATGGCTTCTCTTAGTGTTTCTTCACCTGCTACTATTGGTTTATCTGAAACATTTACTAAACTCAAAAAACAAGGCAAA GTGGCATTTATTCCTTACATCACTGCTGGTGATCCTGATCTATCAACAACTGCTGAAGCACTAAAAGTACTTGATTCATGTGGCTCAGACATTATCGAATTGGGAGTTCCATATTCTGACCCTTTGGCAGATGGTCCTGTTATTCAG GCTGCTGCTACACGTTCATTAGCAAGGGGAACCAATTTTGATGCCATCCTTTCCATGCTAGAAGGG GTGGTTCCGCAATTATCTTGTCCAATTGCTTTGTTCACTTATTACAACCCTATACTTAAGCGTGGTGTTGGGAAGTTCATGACTACCATAAAGGATGTTGGTGTTCATG GTCTTGTGGTTCCAGATGTTCCTCTGGAGGAAACTGAAATCTTGAGAAAAGAAGCTTTAAACAACAACATTGAACTG GTCCTGCTCACAACACCCACTACTCCGACCGAGAGAATGAAATCAATCGTTGATGCTTCAGAAGGATTTGTTTATCTT gtaagctcaattggtgttacTGGTGCTCGTTCATCCGTCAGTTTGCGAGTTGAATCACTGCTCCAGGATATCAAGAAG GCATCAGGTAAACCTGTGGCTGTTGGCTTCGGAATATCAAAACCGGAGCACGTGAAACTG GTAGCTGGATGGGGAGCAGATGGTGTGATTGTTGGGAGTGCTATGGTAAAGATATTAGGAGAAGCAAAGTCACCAGAGGAAGgtttgaagaaactagaatcctTCACCAAATCCCTCAAGGCGGCGCTGCCTTAA
- the LOC113350029 gene encoding tryptophan synthase alpha chain, chloroplastic isoform X2 has product MASLSVSSPATIGLSETFTKLKKQGKVAFIPYITAGDPDLSTTAEALKVLDSCGSDIIELGVPYSDPLADGPVIQAAATRSLARGTNFDAILSMLEGVVPQLSCPIALFTYYNPILKRGVGKFMTTIKDVGVHGLVVPDVPLEETEILRKEALNNNIELVLLTTPTTPTERMKSIVDASEGFVYLVSSIGVTGARSSVSLRVESLLQDIKKASGKPVAVGFGISKPEHVKLVAGWGADGVIVGSAMVKILGEAKSPEEGLKKLESFTKSLKAALP; this is encoded by the exons ATGGCTTCTCTTAGTGTTTCTTCACCTGCTACTATTGGTTTATCTGAAACATTTACTAAACTCAAAAAACAAGGCAAA GTGGCATTTATTCCTTACATCACTGCTGGTGATCCTGATCTATCAACAACTGCTGAAGCACTAAAAGTACTTGATTCATGTGGCTCAGACATTATCGAATTGGGAGTTCCATATTCTGACCCTTTGGCAGATGGTCCTGTTATTCAG GCTGCTGCTACACGTTCATTAGCAAGGGGAACCAATTTTGATGCCATCCTTTCCATGCTAGAAGGG GTGGTTCCGCAATTATCTTGTCCAATTGCTTTGTTCACTTATTACAACCCTATACTTAAGCGTGGTGTTGGGAAGTTCATGACTACCATAAAGGATGTTGGTGTTCATG GTCTTGTGGTTCCAGATGTTCCTCTGGAGGAAACTGAAATCTTGAGAAAAGAAGCTTTAAACAACAACATTGAACTG GTCCTGCTCACAACACCCACTACTCCGACCGAGAGAATGAAATCAATCGTTGATGCTTCAGAAGGATTTGTTTATCTT gtaagctcaattggtgttacTGGTGCTCGTTCATCCGTCAGTTTGCGAGTTGAATCACTGCTCCAGGATATCAAGAAG GCATCAGGTAAACCTGTGGCTGTTGGCTTCGGAATATCAAAACCGGAGCACGTGAAACTG GTAGCTGGATGGGGAGCAGATGGTGTGATTGTTGGGAGTGCTATGGTAAAGATATTAGGAGAAGCAAAGTCACCAGAGGAAGgtttgaagaaactagaatcctTCACCAAATCCCTCAAGGCGGCGCTGCCTTAA
- the LOC113350030 gene encoding sec-independent protein translocase protein TATA, chloroplastic-like, whose protein sequence is MEISLTLSSPNISITRLSPPPSSSVKICSRNSIFFNNESRSLFMKKNTNCMVLSRNNTNGQAGMNVKCLFGLGVPELAVIAGVVALVFGPKKLPEVGRSIGKTVKSFQQAAKEFETELKKDPEPLKEEEAPAEKPQAVSDIVDEKQDNKIPSSTEKNL, encoded by the exons atggagATCTCATTAACTTTATCCTCACCAAATATCTCAATTACAAGactatcaccaccaccatcatcatcagtAAAAATATGTTCAAGGAATTCTATTTTCTTCAATAATGAAAGTAGATCTTTGTTTATGAAGAAGAATACAAATTGTATGGTTTTGAGCAGAAATAATACTAACGGTCAAGCGGGTATGAATGTTAAATGTTTGTTTGGTCTTGGTGTTCCAGAACTAGCTGTTATCGCTGGTGTTGTAGCTCTGGTTTTTGGTCCTAAGAAGTTACCTGAAGTTGGGAGAAGTATCGGGAAAACTGTTAAAAGTTTTCAACAG GCAGCAAAGGAGTTTGAAACAGAGTTGAAAAAAGATCCGGAACCTCTCAAGGAAGAAGAAGcccctgcagaaaaaccccaagcaGTCAGTGATATTGTTGATGAGAAACAAGATAACAAGATTCCATCCAGCACAGAGAAAAATTTATAA
- the LOC113350031 gene encoding photosynthetic NDH subunit of subcomplex B 5, chloroplastic-like has translation MAASSTTPSVLSFSSVPKIISKGSETRVVKVASNPKPVASLGFLHHKSSRNPSSSTRLNAGLTDIEPDLNEDKRDPWATNGIDIEDFVFGKYDGHHTYFEGEKSKATFFESLSEEYNAAEPPTGFQGLISWLFLPAVTAGLAFNVPGEYLYIGAGIFVVIFCIIEMDKPDQPHNFEPQIYNMERGARDKLIADYNTMDIWDFNEKYGELWDFTVNNEDIVKYK, from the exons ATGGCAGCTTCTTCAACAACCCCGTCTGTTCTTTCATTTAGTTCAGTCCCCAAAATCATCTCTAAGGGTTCTGAAACTAGAGTAGTTAAGGTTGCTTCCAACCCAAAACCAGTAGCTTCCCTAGGTTTTCTACATCACAAGTCTAGTAGAAATCCAAGTTCCTCTACAAGACTGAATGCTGGATTGACTGACATTGAGCCTGATCTTAATGAAGATAAACGTGACCCTTGGGCAACCAACGGAATTGATATC GAGGATTTTGTATTCGGGAAGTATGATGGGCACCATACGTATTTTGAAGGTGAAAAATCGAAAG CCACATTTTTTGAATCACTATCGGAAGAGTATAATGCAGCAGAACCTCCCACTGGCTTCCAGG GGTTGATTTCGTGGCTGTTCCTTCCGGCAGTAACGGCTGGTTTAGCTTTTAATGTCCCG GGGGAATACTTGTACATTGGAGCAGGCATATTTGTGGTGATATTTTGCATAATAGAGATGGATAAACCAGATCAACCCCATAACTTTGAACCCCAAATTTACAATATGGAGAGAGGAGCTAGAGACAAGCTTATAGCTGATTACAACACCATGGATATATGGGACTTCAACGAAAAATATGGCGAGCTTTGGGATTTCACCGTAAACAATGAAGACATCGTCAAATATAAGTGA